Proteins encoded by one window of Rouxiella chamberiensis:
- the prmA gene encoding 50S ribosomal protein L11 methyltransferase yields MPWIQLKINTNAQDAETLSDALIESGAVSVTFLDTHDNPVFEPQPGETLLWGDTDAIGLYDAETDMEMVVAILENEPLLGKGFAHKIEQLEDKDWEREWMDNFHPMRFGERLWICPSWRDVPDPTAVNVMLDPGLAFGTGTHPTTAMCLQWLDGLDLAGKTVIDFGCGSGILAIAALKLGAAKAIGIDIDPQAILASRDNAERNGVSERLSLYLPKDQPENLSADVVVANILAGPLRELAPLISVLPVAGGYLGLSGILASQSASVVEAYADTFTLDPVAEKEEWCRITGVKKA; encoded by the coding sequence ATGCCCTGGATCCAACTGAAAATCAATACCAATGCGCAGGACGCGGAGACGCTGAGCGACGCGCTTATCGAAAGCGGCGCGGTTTCCGTGACCTTCCTCGATACCCATGACAATCCGGTCTTCGAACCGCAGCCGGGCGAAACCCTGCTGTGGGGCGACACTGACGCCATCGGCCTGTATGACGCCGAAACCGACATGGAAATGGTGGTGGCTATCCTGGAAAACGAGCCGCTGCTGGGCAAAGGTTTTGCGCACAAGATTGAGCAGCTCGAAGACAAGGACTGGGAACGCGAATGGATGGACAACTTCCACCCGATGCGCTTTGGCGAGCGTCTGTGGATTTGCCCGAGCTGGCGCGACGTGCCGGATCCGACGGCGGTCAACGTGATGCTCGACCCCGGTCTGGCCTTTGGTACCGGCACGCATCCGACCACGGCGATGTGTCTGCAATGGCTCGACGGACTGGATCTGGCCGGCAAGACGGTCATCGATTTCGGCTGCGGCTCCGGCATTCTGGCGATTGCCGCACTGAAACTGGGTGCCGCAAAAGCCATTGGTATCGACATCGACCCGCAGGCCATCCTCGCCAGCCGCGACAATGCCGAGCGTAACGGCGTGTCTGAGCGCCTGTCGCTGTATCTGCCAAAAGATCAGCCCGAGAACCTGTCTGCCGACGTCGTAGTCGCCAACATCCTTGCAGGCCCGCTGCGCGAACTGGCACCGCTTATCAGCGTACTGCCGGTGGCCGGCGGCTATCTGGGTCTGTCCGGGATTCTGGCGAGCCAGTCGGCAAGCGTGGTGGAAGCCTATGCCGACACCTTTACGCTCGATCCGGTCGCCGAGAAGGAAGAATGGTGCCGCATTACCGGCGTCAAGAAAGCCTGA
- the accB gene encoding acetyl-CoA carboxylase biotin carboxyl carrier protein, whose product MDIRKIKKLIELVEESGISELEISEGEESVRISRAAPQQAYPMMQQAYAMPAPQQPLAAAVAPAAPAEAAAPAAISGHIVRSPMVGTFYRTPSPDAKAFVEVGQKVNAGDTLCIVEAMKMMNQIEADKSGVVKAILVESGQPVEFDEPLVVIE is encoded by the coding sequence ATGGATATTCGTAAAATCAAAAAACTGATCGAACTGGTTGAAGAGTCAGGCATTTCCGAGCTGGAAATTTCTGAAGGTGAAGAATCAGTACGTATCAGCCGCGCAGCACCGCAACAAGCTTACCCAATGATGCAACAGGCTTACGCCATGCCGGCACCACAACAGCCACTGGCTGCTGCAGTTGCTCCTGCGGCACCGGCTGAAGCGGCTGCACCTGCTGCCATCAGTGGTCACATCGTTCGCTCGCCAATGGTAGGGACCTTCTACCGCACGCCAAGCCCGGATGCGAAAGCATTCGTTGAAGTCGGTCAAAAGGTTAACGCAGGTGACACCCTGTGCATCGTTGAAGCAATGAAAATGATGAACCAGATCGAAGCTGACAAATCTGGCGTGGTTAAAGCCATTCTGGTAGAAAGCGGCCAACCGGTTGAGTTCGACGAGCCGCTGGTCGTCATCGAATAA
- the aroQ gene encoding type II 3-dehydroquinate dehydratase, producing the protein MAHKFDILLLNGPNLNLLGTREPETYGSTTLNDIVKGLEEQAAAADVALSHLQSNAEHLLIDKIHQARGNTDFILINPAAFTHTSVALRDALLAVQIPFIEIHLSNVHAREAFRHHSYLSDIAVGVICGLGADGYHFALQAAVNRLSKSN; encoded by the coding sequence ATGGCGCATAAGTTTGACATTTTGCTACTCAACGGTCCCAACCTGAATTTACTGGGAACGCGTGAGCCGGAAACCTACGGAAGTACCACGCTAAACGATATTGTTAAAGGTTTGGAAGAGCAGGCCGCCGCAGCCGACGTTGCGCTGAGCCATCTGCAGTCCAACGCAGAGCACCTCCTGATTGACAAGATTCATCAGGCACGGGGAAACACCGATTTTATTCTGATCAATCCCGCAGCCTTTACCCATACCAGCGTGGCGCTTCGCGATGCATTGCTGGCCGTGCAGATCCCGTTTATCGAGATCCACCTGTCCAACGTTCATGCCCGCGAAGCATTCAGACACCATTCATATCTTTCCGATATCGCGGTGGGCGTTATCTGTGGCCTCGGCGCAGATGGCTACCATTTTGCTTTACAGGCAGCGGTTAACCGCTTGTCAAAATCCAATTAA
- the msrP gene encoding protein-methionine-sulfoxide reductase catalytic subunit MsrP encodes MSKRRELTEADVTPESIFHDRRKVLQALGLGAASLAIPATSQADVLSWFKGNDRPKAPAGKPLDFTKPAMYQNDLPLTPEDKVTGYNNFYEFGLDKADPAANAGQLPTSPWKITIDGEVGKPMTLDMDDILKRFPLEQRIYRMRCVEAWSMVVPWIGFPLSALLKAVEPTSDARYVAFTTLYDPEHMPGQKDRFIGGGLNYPYVEGLRLDEAMNPLTLLSVGVYGKSMPPQNGAPIRLTVPWKYGFKGIKSIVHIKLVKDQPPTTWNQIASDEYGFYANVNPQVNHPRWSQATERFIGSGGILDVKRQPTLLFNGYEKEVAHLYRGLDLRENY; translated from the coding sequence ATGAGTAAGAGAAGAGAATTGACCGAGGCGGATGTCACGCCGGAAAGTATTTTCCACGATCGTCGTAAAGTCTTGCAGGCGCTGGGTTTGGGCGCCGCATCCCTGGCAATACCTGCAACCTCGCAGGCCGATGTATTGTCGTGGTTCAAGGGCAACGATCGTCCAAAGGCACCGGCGGGCAAACCGCTCGACTTCACCAAACCGGCCATGTATCAAAACGATTTGCCCTTAACCCCTGAAGACAAGGTGACGGGTTACAACAACTTTTATGAATTCGGGCTGGATAAGGCCGATCCTGCGGCCAACGCCGGTCAATTGCCCACTTCGCCCTGGAAAATCACCATCGACGGCGAAGTCGGCAAGCCGATGACACTGGACATGGACGACATCCTCAAGCGCTTTCCGCTGGAACAACGCATTTACCGTATGCGCTGCGTCGAGGCCTGGTCAATGGTCGTGCCGTGGATTGGTTTCCCGCTGAGTGCGCTGCTAAAAGCGGTCGAGCCGACCAGCGATGCCCGTTACGTGGCTTTCACCACGCTTTACGACCCGGAACACATGCCCGGACAGAAAGACCGCTTTATCGGCGGCGGACTGAATTATCCCTATGTCGAAGGCCTGCGGCTCGACGAGGCGATGAACCCGCTCACGCTGCTTTCGGTGGGCGTGTACGGCAAGAGCATGCCGCCGCAGAACGGCGCGCCAATCCGCCTGACCGTGCCGTGGAAATACGGCTTCAAGGGCATCAAGTCCATCGTGCACATCAAACTGGTCAAAGATCAGCCGCCAACGACCTGGAACCAGATTGCCTCCGATGAATACGGTTTCTATGCCAACGTGAACCCGCAGGTGAATCACCCGCGCTGGTCGCAGGCGACGGAGCGTTTTATCGGCTCCGGCGGCATTCTCGACGTGAAGCGCCAGCCAACATTGCTGTTTAATGGCTATGAAAAGGAAGTGGCGCATCTTTACCGTGGACTGGATCTGCGGGAGAACTATTGA
- the fis gene encoding DNA-binding transcriptional regulator Fis: MFEQRVNSDVLTVSTVNSQDQVTQKPLRDSVKQALKGYFAQLNGQDVNDLYELVLAEVEQPLLDMVMQYTRGNQTRAALMMGINRGTLRKKLKKYGMN; this comes from the coding sequence ATGTTCGAACAACGCGTGAATTCTGATGTACTGACCGTTTCTACCGTTAATTCTCAGGATCAGGTAACCCAAAAACCCCTGCGTGACTCGGTAAAACAAGCACTTAAGGGCTATTTTGCTCAACTGAATGGTCAGGACGTCAATGACCTGTATGAGCTGGTACTGGCTGAAGTTGAACAGCCACTGCTGGACATGGTGATGCAGTACACCCGTGGCAACCAGACTCGTGCAGCCCTGATGATGGGTATCAACCGCGGTACTCTGCGTAAGAAATTGAAAAAATACGGCATGAACTGA
- the panF gene encoding sodium/pantothenate symporter, whose amino-acid sequence MQTEVLLPLLAYLLLVFGLSVFAYTRRQQGSFLTEYFLGNRSMGGFVLAMTLTATYISASSFIGGPGAAYKYGLGWVLLAMIQLPAVWLSLGVLGKKFAILARRYNAVTLNDMLYARYKSRLLVWLASLSLLVAFLGAMTVQFIGGARLLETAAGIPYDTGLLIFGISIALYTSFGGFRASVLNDAMQGLVMLLGTVLLLVAVIHAAGGLHSAVDKLQQIDPRLVSVQGADNVLSLPFMASFWILVCFGVIGLPHTAVRCISYRDSKAVHRGIVLGTLVVAVLMFGMHLAGALGRAILPDLKIPDQVIPTLMIAVLPPWAAGIFLAAPMAAIMSTINAQLLQSSATIVKDLYLGVRPAQLRNERLLKRFSSLATLILGLLVVLAAWRPPEMIIWLNLLAFGGLEAVFLWPLVLGLYWERANAAGALSSMIVGAVCYTLLATIDLHIAGLHPIVPSLLLSLLAFYLGNRFGDYRRANALPSA is encoded by the coding sequence ATGCAGACTGAAGTTCTCCTGCCGCTGCTGGCCTATCTGCTGCTGGTATTCGGCCTCTCGGTCTTTGCCTACACCCGTCGTCAGCAGGGGAGTTTTCTGACCGAATATTTTCTGGGTAATCGTTCGATGGGCGGCTTCGTGCTGGCCATGACGCTGACGGCGACCTACATCAGCGCGAGTTCCTTTATCGGCGGACCGGGCGCGGCCTACAAATATGGACTCGGCTGGGTTTTGCTGGCGATGATCCAGCTGCCCGCCGTGTGGCTCTCGCTCGGCGTACTTGGCAAGAAGTTCGCGATTCTGGCTCGCCGCTACAATGCCGTCACGCTCAATGACATGCTGTATGCGCGCTACAAGAGCCGCCTGCTGGTCTGGCTGGCGAGCCTGAGTCTGCTGGTCGCCTTTCTGGGCGCGATGACCGTGCAGTTTATCGGCGGTGCACGGCTGCTCGAAACGGCGGCGGGCATTCCCTACGACACGGGGCTGCTGATTTTTGGCATCAGTATCGCGCTCTACACGTCGTTTGGCGGTTTTCGAGCCAGCGTGCTGAACGATGCCATGCAGGGGCTGGTGATGCTGCTGGGCACCGTGCTGCTGCTGGTTGCGGTTATCCACGCCGCAGGCGGACTGCACAGCGCCGTAGACAAGCTTCAGCAGATCGATCCCCGGCTGGTGTCGGTTCAGGGCGCTGACAACGTGCTGTCGCTGCCGTTCATGGCCTCGTTCTGGATTCTGGTGTGTTTCGGCGTGATTGGCCTGCCGCATACCGCCGTGCGCTGCATCTCCTATCGCGACAGCAAGGCGGTGCATCGCGGCATCGTGCTGGGTACGCTGGTGGTTGCCGTGCTGATGTTCGGCATGCATCTTGCGGGCGCACTGGGTCGCGCGATTCTGCCGGACCTCAAGATCCCCGATCAGGTTATCCCGACGCTGATGATTGCCGTTCTGCCGCCGTGGGCCGCCGGTATCTTTCTCGCCGCGCCGATGGCGGCGATAATGTCGACCATCAACGCGCAGCTGTTGCAGTCTTCGGCTACTATCGTCAAAGATCTGTATCTCGGCGTGCGTCCAGCCCAACTGCGCAACGAGCGCCTGCTTAAACGCTTTTCAAGTCTGGCAACGCTGATATTGGGGCTGCTGGTGGTACTCGCCGCATGGCGACCGCCGGAGATGATTATCTGGCTCAACCTGCTGGCCTTCGGCGGCCTTGAGGCGGTGTTCCTGTGGCCGCTGGTGCTTGGGCTTTACTGGGAACGGGCAAACGCCGCCGGTGCATTGTCGTCAATGATCGTGGGCGCGGTTTGTTATACCCTGTTAGCCACTATTGACCTGCACATAGCCGGTTTACACCCTATTGTTCCGTCACTGCTGCTCTCCCTGCTGGCCTTTTATCTCGGCAACAGGTTCGGAGATTACCGCCGTGCAAACGCGCTGCCCTCTGCATAA
- the msrQ gene encoding protein-methionine-sulfoxide reductase heme-binding subunit MsrQ, which produces MKIPRLSLKQIKWLKVLIHLAAFLPFLWIILSINQGGFSADPAKDIQHFTGRMTLKLLLATLLVTPVIRYGKQPLLIRVRRLIGLWCFAWATLHLLSYSFLELGISNLGLLGSELISRPYLTLGIISWIILLVLASTSPMWAQRKLGRKWQLIHNGIYLVAILAPIHYLWSVKTFSPQPFIYALIAAILLGLRYKKFRQWFR; this is translated from the coding sequence ATGAAGATACCGCGTCTGTCGCTGAAACAGATAAAATGGCTCAAGGTGCTTATCCATCTTGCGGCCTTCCTGCCGTTTCTGTGGATAATCCTGTCTATCAATCAAGGAGGGTTCAGTGCCGATCCGGCCAAGGATATCCAGCATTTTACCGGCAGAATGACGTTAAAACTGCTGTTGGCGACCCTGCTGGTGACGCCGGTGATTCGCTACGGCAAGCAGCCGCTGCTCATTCGCGTACGCCGTCTGATTGGATTATGGTGCTTTGCATGGGCGACGCTGCATCTGCTGAGTTATTCCTTCCTCGAACTCGGCATCAGCAATCTCGGCCTGCTGGGCAGCGAGCTGATTTCCCGTCCGTATCTGACGCTCGGTATCATCAGCTGGATAATCCTTCTCGTGCTGGCCTCGACCTCGCCGATGTGGGCGCAACGCAAACTCGGAAGAAAATGGCAGCTAATTCATAACGGTATCTATCTGGTCGCCATTCTCGCGCCCATTCACTATTTATGGTCGGTCAAGACCTTTTCGCCACAACCCTTCATCTATGCGCTAATTGCAGCGATCTTGCTGGGACTTCGCTACAAGAAGTTTCGTCAGTGGTTTCGCTGA
- the accC gene encoding acetyl-CoA carboxylase biotin carboxylase subunit, which produces MDKIVIANRGEIALRILRACKELGIKTVAVHSTADRDLKHVLLADETVCIGPAPSVKSYLNIPAIISAAEITGAVAIHPGYGFLSENADFAEQVERSGFIFIGPRAETIRLMGDKVSAINAMKKAGVPCVPGSDGPLTDDMDKNRAFGKRIGYPVIIKASGGGGGRGMRVVRAEKDLEESINMTRAEAKAAFNNDMVYMEKYLENPRHIEIQVLADGQGNAIYLAERDCSMQRRHQKVVEEAPAPGITAEMRRYIGERCSKACVDIGYRGAGTFEFLYENGEFYFIEMNTRIQVEHPVTEMITGVDLIKEQLRIAAGQPLSIKQDEVRIQGHAVECRINAEDPNTFLPSPGKITRFHAPGGFGVRWESHIYAGYTVPPYYDSMIGKLITYGENRDVAISRMKNALAELIIDGIKTNVDLQLRIMNDENFQNGGTNIHYLEKKLGLQD; this is translated from the coding sequence ATGGATAAAATTGTAATCGCTAACCGCGGCGAGATTGCCCTGCGCATTTTGCGTGCCTGTAAAGAACTGGGCATCAAAACCGTCGCCGTGCACTCGACCGCTGATCGCGACCTGAAACACGTGCTGCTGGCAGACGAAACCGTCTGTATCGGTCCTGCACCTTCAGTCAAAAGCTACCTGAACATCCCGGCAATCATCTCTGCTGCCGAAATCACCGGCGCAGTGGCGATTCACCCGGGCTACGGCTTCCTGTCCGAGAATGCCGATTTCGCCGAGCAGGTCGAGCGTTCCGGCTTTATCTTCATCGGTCCGCGTGCCGAAACCATTCGCCTGATGGGTGACAAGGTTTCTGCCATCAACGCGATGAAGAAAGCCGGCGTACCTTGCGTGCCTGGCTCCGACGGTCCTTTGACCGATGATATGGACAAGAACCGTGCTTTCGGCAAGCGCATCGGTTATCCGGTCATCATCAAGGCATCCGGCGGCGGCGGCGGTCGCGGTATGCGCGTTGTTCGCGCAGAGAAAGATCTGGAAGAATCCATCAACATGACGCGTGCTGAAGCCAAAGCGGCTTTCAACAACGACATGGTCTACATGGAAAAATACCTGGAAAACCCACGCCATATCGAAATTCAGGTATTGGCCGACGGTCAGGGTAACGCCATCTATCTAGCCGAACGTGACTGCTCCATGCAGCGCCGCCACCAGAAAGTCGTCGAAGAAGCGCCAGCACCGGGCATCACTGCCGAAATGCGTCGCTACATCGGCGAGCGTTGTTCCAAAGCCTGTGTAGACATCGGCTACCGTGGCGCGGGTACCTTCGAGTTCCTGTATGAAAACGGCGAGTTCTATTTCATCGAAATGAACACCCGTATTCAGGTTGAGCATCCGGTTACCGAGATGATCACAGGCGTTGACTTGATCAAAGAGCAGCTGCGCATCGCCGCAGGTCAGCCTTTGTCCATCAAGCAGGACGAAGTCCGTATTCAGGGCCACGCAGTTGAGTGTCGTATCAACGCCGAAGACCCGAATACCTTCCTGCCAAGCCCCGGCAAAATCACCCGCTTCCATGCACCAGGTGGTTTTGGCGTTCGCTGGGAATCTCATATCTACGCGGGTTACACTGTGCCTCCGTACTATGATTCCATGATAGGCAAACTCATCACCTACGGTGAAAACCGTGACGTGGCGATTTCGCGCATGAAAAATGCTCTGGCTGAACTTATCATCGATGGCATTAAAACCAACGTCGATTTGCAGCTGCGCATCATGAACGACGAGAACTTCCAGAACGGTGGAACCAACATCCACTATCTCGAGAAGAAACTCGGCTTGCAGGACTAA
- a CDS encoding YhdT family protein, with amino-acid sequence MDKRFLQANREARWAFGLTIAYLLAWSLAAYLPNDAQGITGLPHWFEMSCLLVPLVFVLLSWVMVRVIYRDIPLEDNHAD; translated from the coding sequence GTGGACAAACGCTTTTTACAAGCCAACCGCGAGGCACGCTGGGCTTTCGGCCTGACCATTGCCTACCTTCTGGCCTGGTCGCTGGCCGCCTATCTGCCAAACGATGCGCAGGGCATTACCGGCCTTCCCCACTGGTTTGAAATGTCATGCCTGCTGGTTCCGCTTGTCTTTGTCTTGCTGAGCTGGGTGATGGTGCGCGTGATTTATCGCGATATCCCGCTGGAGGATAATCATGCAGACTGA
- the csrD gene encoding RNase E specificity factor CsrD: MRFTTRLYAMISMLVALTIFLMLVGVTFSFVFLNKQNAEQHLRALSTSVDQSLLASPPSSLKNWMPLVMNQLDISSVEVIAHHGPLYSHDNQHNTGSAWDSHFPDFITQYLPLLQHPDLKLKVVYLDPVSNYARSLRTTLYISLAIVLILIATLVSFRWLRLQTLGFEKLEERAQRILRGERDNLPLGDVSEWPQHASAAIDKLLVDLGEAREQRSRVDTLIRAFAQQDAKTGLSNRLFFDNQLTTELEEEGAYGILMLIRLPDFDTLRDTHGQVPVKELMSSIVNLLSTFVMRYPSALLARYYHSDFAVLLPHSTLKEAEVMAAQLVNAVGVLPTTSIIDRDALLYIGISSYRYGQTVEEVMDYAEQATRHSAFQGSNSWSVYDSSVPEKGRGSVRWRTLLEDTLARGGPRLYQKPAMNRSGVLDHREVQRRIFDGTRELLAAEFIPLVTQFGMSQSFDRRMISQIIPLLAHWPDEMLAFHLTVDSLLQRSFVRWLRDVLLQCEKTQRNRILIELAEADLCQHTDRLRPALRLLQGLGCRLAVSQAGLTVVSTSYLKSFQIERVKLHPGLVRDIDKRVENQLFVQSLVSACKGTNAKVYASGVRSMDEWLALLESGIHGGQGDFFATPQSIDPVSKKYSHNHGV, encoded by the coding sequence ATGCGATTTACTACCAGATTATATGCGATGATCTCAATGCTGGTCGCGCTCACCATCTTTTTGATGCTGGTGGGTGTCACGTTCAGCTTTGTGTTTCTCAATAAACAGAACGCCGAACAGCATTTGCGCGCGCTTTCGACCTCGGTCGATCAAAGCCTGCTGGCCAGCCCGCCGTCATCCCTGAAAAACTGGATGCCGCTGGTGATGAATCAGCTCGATATCAGCAGCGTTGAGGTGATTGCCCATCACGGCCCGCTTTATAGCCACGATAATCAGCACAATACCGGCAGCGCCTGGGATAGCCATTTCCCCGACTTTATCACCCAATATCTTCCTCTGCTACAGCATCCCGATCTCAAGCTGAAGGTGGTGTACCTCGACCCCGTCAGCAATTATGCCCGCTCACTGCGCACCACGCTGTACATCAGCCTCGCCATTGTTCTTATCCTTATTGCCACCCTGGTGAGTTTCCGCTGGCTGCGATTGCAGACACTCGGTTTTGAAAAGCTGGAGGAGCGGGCGCAGCGGATCCTGCGCGGTGAGCGCGACAATCTGCCGCTCGGCGATGTCAGCGAGTGGCCGCAGCACGCCAGCGCCGCCATCGACAAGCTGCTGGTGGATCTCGGCGAGGCCCGCGAGCAGCGCAGCCGCGTGGACACCTTGATTCGCGCCTTTGCCCAGCAGGATGCCAAGACCGGCCTCAGCAACCGTCTGTTCTTTGACAACCAGCTCACGACCGAGCTGGAAGAGGAGGGCGCGTACGGCATTCTGATGCTGATTCGTCTGCCGGATTTCGACACCCTGCGCGATACTCACGGGCAGGTGCCGGTCAAAGAGCTGATGTCGTCCATCGTGAACCTGCTGTCGACCTTCGTGATGCGCTATCCGTCGGCGCTGCTGGCGCGCTATTACCACAGCGATTTTGCCGTTCTGCTGCCGCACAGCACGCTCAAAGAGGCCGAAGTCATGGCGGCTCAGCTGGTGAACGCGGTGGGCGTGCTGCCGACTACCTCGATAATCGATCGCGATGCCTTGCTGTATATCGGCATAAGTTCCTACCGTTACGGGCAGACGGTGGAAGAGGTGATGGATTATGCCGAGCAGGCCACGCGGCATTCGGCTTTCCAGGGCAGCAACAGCTGGTCGGTCTATGACAGCAGCGTGCCCGAAAAAGGCCGTGGCAGCGTGCGCTGGCGAACTCTGCTGGAAGACACGCTGGCGCGCGGCGGCCCAAGGCTTTATCAAAAACCGGCGATGAACAGGAGCGGCGTGCTGGATCACCGCGAAGTGCAGCGCCGCATCTTCGATGGCACCCGGGAGCTGCTGGCGGCCGAGTTTATCCCGCTTGTGACGCAATTCGGCATGTCGCAAAGCTTTGATAGACGTATGATTAGTCAGATTATTCCGTTACTGGCCCATTGGCCGGACGAGATGCTGGCATTCCACCTGACCGTTGATTCATTATTGCAGCGCTCGTTTGTCCGCTGGTTAAGAGATGTGCTCCTGCAATGCGAAAAAACGCAGAGAAATCGAATTCTTATTGAACTTGCAGAGGCGGATCTCTGTCAACATACCGACCGTCTGCGTCCTGCGCTGCGATTACTGCAGGGACTAGGATGTCGGCTGGCCGTTTCGCAGGCCGGATTGACGGTGGTCAGTACCTCTTATCTGAAATCGTTCCAGATAGAACGGGTAAAACTTCACCCCGGTCTGGTACGCGATATCGACAAGCGGGTTGAAAATCAGCTGTTTGTGCAGAGTCTGGTAAGCGCATGCAAAGGCACCAATGCCAAGGTTTATGCCTCGGGTGTGCGCAGCATGGATGAGTGGCTGGCCCTGCTGGAGAGCGGAATCCACGGCGGTCAGGGCGATTTTTTTGCCACGCCGCAGAGTATCGACCCAGTCAGTAAAAAATATTCACACAACCACGGGGTTTAA
- the mreB gene encoding rod shape-determining protein MreB, which produces MFKKFRGMFSNDLSIDLGTANTLIYVKGQGIVLNEPSVVAIRQDRAGSPKSVAAVGHDAKQMLGRTPGNIAAIRPMKDGVIADFFVTEKMLQHFIKQVHSNSFMRPSPRVLVCVPVGATQVERRAIRESAQGAGAREVFLIEEPMAAAIGAGLPVSEATGSMVVDIGGGTTEVAVISLNGVVYSSSVRIGGDRFDEAIINYVRRNYGSLIGEATAERIKHGIGSAYPGDEVHEIEVRGRNLAEGVPRGFTLNSNEILEALQEPLTGIVSAVMVALEQCPPELASDISERGMVLTGGGALLRNLDRLLMEETGIPVVVAEDPLTCVARGGGKALEMIDMHGGDLFSEE; this is translated from the coding sequence ATGTTTAAGAAATTTCGCGGCATGTTTTCCAACGACTTGTCCATCGACCTGGGTACTGCCAATACCCTTATTTATGTAAAAGGACAAGGCATCGTGCTGAATGAGCCATCGGTTGTGGCCATTCGACAGGATCGTGCTGGTTCACCTAAAAGCGTTGCGGCCGTGGGTCATGATGCAAAGCAGATGCTTGGCCGTACGCCAGGCAACATCGCAGCTATTCGTCCAATGAAAGACGGCGTCATCGCCGACTTCTTCGTGACCGAAAAAATGCTGCAACACTTTATCAAACAGGTTCACAGCAACAGCTTTATGCGCCCAAGCCCGCGCGTATTGGTATGTGTGCCCGTGGGCGCGACTCAGGTTGAGCGTCGTGCTATCCGCGAATCTGCACAAGGTGCAGGCGCGCGTGAAGTTTTCCTGATTGAAGAGCCAATGGCCGCTGCAATCGGTGCAGGTCTGCCTGTTTCCGAAGCGACCGGTTCCATGGTTGTCGACATCGGTGGGGGTACGACCGAAGTGGCCGTCATCTCCCTGAATGGCGTGGTGTACTCTTCTTCCGTGCGTATCGGCGGTGACCGCTTCGACGAAGCCATCATTAATTACGTGCGTCGTAACTACGGCTCGCTGATTGGTGAAGCCACTGCCGAGCGTATCAAACACGGTATCGGTTCCGCTTATCCGGGCGATGAAGTGCACGAAATCGAAGTGCGCGGTCGTAACCTGGCCGAAGGCGTTCCGCGTGGTTTCACCCTGAACTCCAACGAAATCCTGGAAGCGCTGCAAGAGCCGCTGACCGGTATCGTGAGCGCCGTGATGGTTGCTCTGGAACAGTGTCCACCCGAGCTGGCATCCGATATCTCCGAGCGCGGCATGGTGCTGACCGGCGGTGGCGCATTGCTGCGTAACCTCGATCGCCTGCTGATGGAAGAAACCGGCATTCCGGTGGTTGTCGCCGAAGATCCTCTGACCTGCGTGGCACGCGGCGGTGGTAAAGCACTGGAAATGATCGACATGCACGGCGGCGACCTGTTCAGCGAAGAGTAA